The segment AGCCGcttccctcccctcctgccAGCGAGGTACTCCCTACCGTgctctccccttctcccctctctggtttagagtttcttgggaaCTTCCAAACTTGATTTATACTGCTGAATATTTCAAAGATCAAGAATTTACAGAACTGTAGAACTGATAAGAGCAGTAATTTTTGCCCATTTCGAAAGTATGTTCCTTTTATCTAGCAATTAGCCAATTACTTCATACTATTTCAGTTCCAGCAAGTCTGCAGATGTGCCGCCAATCTTGGCTTGAGCGAGTGCTAACTGTATCTGGTGTATGTTCAGACAATTCAGTGGTGAAAGACATTAGACAAATGCCCCAAGGCACGCTAGCTCATGAAATGAAGGGGTAAGGGATGAACTGAAGAAGCCACCTGAATTTTCCCCTATTCATAGTTGTCTAGTTGATATCAACTTTCACATAAATTGTTTGGATTGGATGAACTCGTGTATCTATGGTTTCTTTGTTAGATTTTATTCCACGACCAATATGTCAATCTAGATGGATAACCATGGTGGTTGATTCTTTCTTGCTTATAAGTGAAAATGTTGTCTCTTCTCATCAGGTGGAAGTGTGGCTTCGGACATTTGGACCAGCCGAAAGGACACCGATCCGCAGGCACTTATGTGAGGAAGTCTTTGTTGTATTGAAAGGGAAAGGCATACTTGTATTGAAGTACACAGGGCAGCCTCGGGAGATTCCTGTCTTTCAAAATAGCATATTTATGGTCCCTGTAAATGATCCTCACCAGGTTGTTTATGTTGGATTTATTTTGGTGGGATGTGCAATTTACATAAAGGTGTTTACACCATGTTTCTCTTTACCGCAGGTTTGGAATTCTGATGAGCATGAGGTGAGGATTTGCAGGTGATTGTGGTCATATCGTGGCTATCAAGGTGTGAGTACTGAGTTTACccagcacctaaacatgaactCTAGGTTCTAAACTGCTGATTGTTGTGTATCAGCTTTGTTAAAGGACCCTTATGTGCAGTGCAGGCCTGggcgcgagagggagagggggagtaTGTACACCCCCTTCCCCCTTCTATTGGATACTCCAGTAGtgtttaatttaaaatttgagccggtggagaaacaaaaatatgacTTTTTTCCTCTATTCAcggctgcatgcatgcgtgcgtgATTCCGGTTTTGATGCAACCGAATTATTCAAGGCTTGAATTAATCATATACCTAATTCCCATTAGCATGTATTCATTTAGGAAATGATCAGCAGCATATCTGCCGCTGAAGTATATATAGTGTTCTTTTTAATGACACAGCCTGTCCCGTTTTActtgttacttcctccgtttcatactaTAACACTTTTCTAACATTTGCTCTCAATGTGCGCAcgcctagatttattaacatttatataaatgtgggtaatgctagaaagttttatatccTGAAACGAAAAAGTTACTTAGTACGTTCATTCTATGAACGTACTTAGCAGTACCTACGTTCACGATGGGAGTATGCGTACATGCAGTTGATCATATATTGCAGTATATTCAGTTCAAATGAAGTACATACTGTTTTTAAGTTAGTACAGTATATACAAATGTTTTTAGTTAGTAGCAGTATATACTATTTTGTAAAGTAGTAGGTATATACCGTTTTTAACTTAGTAGCATTATATACTATTTTGTAAAGTAGTAATGGTATATACTGTTTTTAACTTAGTAGTATATACTAATTTTTACTAGTAGCAGAATATGAGAATTTTTATAGTAGTGGTATATACTGCTTTTAACTTTGTAGCAGTGTATACTAATTTTCATATatctatatctctatctctatctctatctcttctctacttatacttaaaaaaaataagagatgcttccatcgtccgtaaaaaaaccgggcgaaaaaaaactgagtttgtccgatccaaaaaaccgggcgaaaaaagtgcgaaaaaaaagaaaaaccaaatatgTCCCATCTAGAAAATACCGGACGAAAAAAccagacaaaaaaaacaattgtcTGATAAAAAAACGGACGAACAAAAacgtgagaaaaaaagaaaagaaaaaacaaaatagcgataaaaaaaatcgactCGGTCCCTAAAAAATAgcgataaaaataaaaaaaaaagtccgactcctctTGCGATTCCCTCTcagaaacaacaacaacaaaaaaagtcCGACTTTATATCCGAGTCCCACTCCTCTCGGTTTGAGTCCAGGTTTGAGTCCGAGATACTAGGCACCACTTCTCTCGGTTTCAATCTATATATTCCATAcatcttggtgaaaaaaaaattgatgtgccggattgaagatctgtttgcaaaaacggaacctacatgTCTGAGAGCatttcatttttatatgattttaatttggGTTTGTAcatttgcatttgagtccctgtcatttttatatttacatttgagtccctataatcttgcaataaggtgcttttggtcttttttttaaaaaaacaataaataaaagagacagaacaaaggcagaaaggtgcataaaaagaaaaagaaaaataaaagccacacaaaaaagaaaataaacaaaaaacaacaacaacaaaagtctATTTCCTCTAAGTGGCAAAAAAAACTGTAGATAtaaacgggaaaaaaaatctgattcctataaaagacaaaaaaaagtggtgaaaaaaaacgCTAGATCCGATTCCTTTAAAAAGGGAAAAGTCTGATTCATGTAAaggcaaaaaaaatccaaaaaaacatctaaaaaagttcgtccgattccctaagaaagtggcaaaaaaatggttcgtataaaataaaaaatgcacttGAGAAAAAATGGAAAGGGTGAAACAAAGTCCAATTTCTAATCATTATaaatctcttctctatctctaatctaatctaactatttaaaaataaaaaaaggcacgagaaaataaaaacggtcaaaaaaatgtgtgagaaaaagtcagaaaaaagcgcaaaaaacaCGCTGAAAAGGTTTTTccatcttcttaaaaaaaatttaaaacgcgtgagaaaaattattttcattgtcggcaaaaactttttaaaaaaacatgcgaggaaaagaCTGTCAGAAAAAatgcgccatttctaaaaaaaatggtttgaaaaaaccacgcaagaaaaaaacactatctatataaaaaaatcgcAAGAAAAAAATCGCCCGGTTTcagaaaaaaactaaattgatggacgcttgagtcggataggatccatcgattttttacCATCTACTACACAgcttttatttcgtcatatattctcatgtattggaaaaaagcaaaaaaataacATTAAGAAAAAACAGGCAAAAAAACTTCGCGAGAAAGTAATTGTCAGAAAAAGTAGGCCAAAAACACGcgagaaaagcaaaacaaaaaaggggagaaaaatatggttttcgtcattagtaaaaaaaaaggaaaaaacatgctaggaaaaaactgttagaaagaaatgcgctatttctgaaaaatggtttgagaaaatcgcgcaagaaaaaacaacgtttattaaaaaaacaagccgctcattaaaatacaaacattgtcattgacatgattatgcatgaaaaacttatattatcattaaaaattttcacccgttgcaacgcacgggcatttttgctagtatatatatacatacaccaCAAATTATACCAGTTGATTCAGGATTTTATTTCTAAGGCGAGTTTGAAGTTCGATCTACTGCTCCTGGATGAGTACAAATTCTCATTATGGCAAGTGAAGTTTTGCATCGGGGTATCTACCTAGGAGGAGAAGTATGCCAAAAAGAAGAAGCATATTCAAGTCATCGAGAGGGAGGTTTACTCCTGTCTAGATCTCAAGGTGATTAAAATTTCCGGCAAAGTTTGCTACCATCATACCCATCATATCAGGAGGTTTTATCAGGAGATTTAAGTACTTCGTTTTGAGCACAAAAGTTTCGCGTTTCTGCTAGGATTACATAAATTCATGCTAGCAGATTTAGGATTTTATTCCAATTGCGAGTTTGAAGTTTGTGCATGAGTTTCGCGTCTCTACTAGGTTCACACCGGTTTATACTAGCATATTCAAGATCTATTCTCAATGGTGAGTTTGAAGTATGGTCTACCTCTTTTGGATTAAGGGTGTTATGGATTATAGTCCAAGTGACTATTTGGCGCATATTGATTTTATCATCACGAGGTTGTTTGGAGATTGAAGATTTTTATGCTACAAGAGAAATTCGTAtcaaggtggagattgttaaatatgtgatccgaattttgggcccacaatatattcggattagttttcTAATAGGACTCTGCattataggattagtttcctattaggaTTTCGAGTCTTTGCCTATTAGGACTCCTAGATTTCTCTCatatatatcccttgtaagcCGCCCGGGGAGGGTGCGACAGCCCGATGTATCCCAGCGTTTATATCCaactcctctatagtgatcattgttGGTCGGTACCCGTGGTTTCCGCAAGGGTTCTCCATGTAAAATTTTATGTCTctgttgtgcatctattttcataacattgATGTAACTTTTTCATCAGGTGGAAGTGTGCCTTCAGACATTTGGTCCAGGCCAAAGGACACCCATCCACAGGCACTCATGTGAGGAAGTTTTTGTTGTGTTGAAAGGGAAAGGCACACTCTTGCTGGGATCAAGCTCAATGAAGTACCCTGGCCAGCCTCAGGAGATCCCTGTCTTTCAGAACAGCACATTTACTATCCCTGTAAATGATCCTCACCAGGTAAAACATGTTGGATTTTATTTTGGTGGGATGTGCAATTTACATGGAAGTGTTTAATTACATTATGTTTCGATTTTTTATCGCAGGTTTGGAATTCTGATGAGCATGAGGATTTGCAGGTTATTGTGGTCATATCGCGCCCGCCTATCAAAGTGTGAGTATTCATTGCTTGAAAAAATTTGTTACAATCATGAATCTTTATAGAATTGTATCagttgtgtaattttttttttgtcagaacTCAGAATCGATCTTCAGAAGGTTGTTAGACATGCTATATGTATACTTCTGTACCTGATTACACCTGTAAATCTTGAACATTTTTATGAAGGGTAATAATGTTTCTGAACGTTGATGGCATTTCTTGTAGGTTTTTCTACGATGACTGGAATATGCCTCACACGGCTGCAAAACTGCAGTTCCCCATCTTCTGGGACGAGGAATGCTTAACTGCACCTAAAGATGAACTCTAGGCTATAAACTGCATATTGTTGTTGTGTCATCTTTGTTCAAGGTGCAGGCTGTAATTGCAATTTCTTGCCCAATGTTCAGAATATGTACCTGATAGCTTCTGAAATAAGGGACACTACTTCACAATGTTTCCATAATAACATTCCTGATTGCAACAGTCCTGCTTTTATCGAATCattgattaaaaataatttctcaATTTTTCATCCTAAACATCTGATCTGGGCTTAGTAGCTTTACAGTTTGACATGGTTGAAAATGTAACAGAAACATTCAGGTAGCAACAGGCACACTGATTCAGTAGAAAaataacacacacacaaaaaaaaaactactggaAGACACTAGCAAAGTAGCAAGAGAAAGCTACTATTCTTTTATTGTAAGTACTTTTTAAGGGGAAAAGTTCACATCTCTCTGCGTGTGGGCCCACGATTGTGTGGGGCCCACTGGTCATCGATTTATTTTGGAGTAAGGGGAAAGTTAATTTCTACTGCATTTCTCAGTTTTCGAGAGGTCTAGaagaaaagagatggagacTAGAACTGGACCAActgccgccgtggccgccgccgccggcggccatggcgcccaCCTCGCctgcgccggccgcggcgccctcctcctcgcgctcgtcgccgtcgccgccgccgttttcCTCCCCGTAACCGAATCGTCCTGCCCGCGAGGTCGTCTCTCCTTCCCCGTagctctttctcctcctccccctatCCATTTCCGAGTTTGTTGAAACTTCCAGGCTTAATACTTCGCAAGATtaaaaaatctatttaaaaGTTAGAAAATCGTAGAACTGACAAGGTCCTAGTTTCCTAATTTTGAGATGCGGAAGGTATTTTTGATATAGTTGTATGTAAATTAGCACTGGAAcgggttcttttttttaaaaaaaaaaaactatcaagtTGTAGGGATTTAGGTATTTCAGTTCTTGCAAGTTCTGAACTCTATCTAGCGTATTCCAGACAATTCGCTTGTGAAAGATGTTAGCAAAATGTACCAAAGCAACTATGGAAGGGAAGGATTCTCACATATAACCATCGCTGGTGCCCTAGCTCATGGAATGAAGGAGGTGAGGAATGAATTACCATTAATATCGTTTTCCCCATCCAGATTTGGCAAGAACTTATGCAAGCTTCTTTTTTCGGATATACGCATGTAGGCATAGTTTCTCTGTTGAACTTTACGTGCCGCGCTGATATAGATGGATACTGCTGTGATGGatgggtttttcttttcttctttcatcTACCTGAAATGTTTTCCTTTAGGTGGAAGTGTGGCTTCAGACATTTGGACCAGGGCAAAGGACGCCAATCCACAGGCACTCGTGCGAGGAAATTTTTGTCGTCTTGAAAGGGAAAGGGACACTCTTGCTGGGGTCAAGCTCAATGAAGTATCCAGGGCAGCCTCAGGAGATTCCTGTCTTCAAGAATAGCACATTCTCTGTTCCTGTAAATGATCCGCACCAGGTAGAGTGAAGGATTGTGGTTATATCATTTACTGAATGTGATACCTCCTGATCCTAGTTTGCACAGCTGTGCTGAAATTATGTCGTGAAGCTTACTGAGATTTCATTAGCATGTTTGATTTATTTGAATGGAGTGGGCAATGATGTGTTAGCATTTGCGACTTCTTTTTTGTGGTGGCAGGTTTGGAATTCTGATGAACATGAGGATTTACAGGTGCTTGTGATCATTTCGCGCCCACCTGTCAAGATGTAAGTATAATACACACAGGGTCTTCAAAGTATTTTTGTCCATCCAAATATATTTCCATGTCCTAGTATTTTGGACGATTTTTCAAATCCTAATATTTGGGTTACTTATTATGTCTATGAACCACTAATACATATACTCTATGTAAAGTGGTGACCATGATATCATTTAAGGCCTAAATACCTATAAGAAATTGGTCCAGGACTCCAGGCTGGTTTGACTTAAATAATGATTGTCTCAGTTTTTTCCAAACCCTGGATGCACATATAATCTTATGCCATGAAACTTTGAAATATATTCTTGTGGCTCACAAGGATCACTAAAAATGCTTTGTATGACCTTATATGCAAATTAATATCTTTGCATCTTGGGTAATAAATACTGTTCTGACCTTTCATGATATTGCTTGTTTGCAGATTTACATATGACGATTGGAGTGTGCCTCATACAGCAGCAAAACTGAAGTTCCCCTACTTCTGGGATGAGGACTGCTTACCAGCACCGAAGGATGAACTCTAGTTTCTAAACCGGCTATTGCAGTGTATCATCTTCATTCAAGATACTGCTGGATTGCGGTCGATACTTGCTGTAActcttttcccttctctctAATGTGCAGTTCTAAAATGTGTTCTCTTGCTTAATGTTAGGACTTATGTACTTAGAGCTTTTGCAGTAAGGACCACTATAAGTGTAAACTACTTACATAATAACGTTTCACTAATCCAGACATTATCTGTGTATATAAATAAATGCCTACATAGCTGGTTTCATGTTGATTAATTCTTGGTTCAGAATTTCGGATTACCAATTCTTCATTCTAGATTCTGAGCTTACTGTTAACATGATTTAATTAACACCTAGAATATGAATAGAAAGGTTAGAAGCCAAAATGCAATCTTGTGTGAGCAACTGAGCGTACGAACTGTGGTGGTAATGTGAACATCAGATCGAGGCAGCAACATATTCATATGGCccttttgaaatttttcatgcCAATACATTTGTATTTCTAtgaaaacaataataatatggATCAGATGGATTAGGGTTCCAGAAACAATTTCAGCCAGAAATCCTGATTCCTGATCAGGCCGACGTATAAGCCTGAATACAGTCATTACTTTTCCTTGTTTGCAAGCTGCTACTAATATGACAAGCAGGGTAATAACAATTTCACTACACTAAAAAGCTAAATTAGTTTGTAGATGGAGCCCGAAATCTgagggaaatttaactatttgcagACAATATGACTGCTCTAATAAATTCAAGGTTGCCAAATGGATTCGTCAAGCTTAACAAAAAGGTGAGCTGCACAAATCTGCAGATGAAATTGAGATCTCCATGTATAGCGATCACTATTTTCAATACCGAGAACCTCGCTGTGCATCACTTGCTGCGTCATGGAATGAGGCATCACAAAACTTAAGCTTCTCTTCTTTGTAACAAGAAAATTAGAGTTCTTTGCCTTTGTTGGGGTTGTGGTTTGAGTAGGAATGAGCTGAGATATGGTTTGAGTAGGTGCAACTTGTGCTAATGTGGCAGTATAACTAACAATTCCTTTCACCAAGGTTTTTTAGAATTCAATGGGTAAAGAATGGCTCACCTTTTCTGTTATAAAATTGACAGTCTTAGGAATGGTTGTAGTGTAGCACAGCTGTGTCAACTATGTacgtgtgtaccaactactaaTCAAGAGATTGGTACAGGAAAACACATGAGGTTTCCAGTTACAAGACCGGGGGCCAACATTTTGAGAGCTAGGGTTCTTCGGATTGAGCACTTGGGGATTAGCGTTGGCCAAATCTTGACCTTATTAATGGTGGTTTTTCCACCTAGCTGGCTAGGCGTCACCCACAAGGATCTGTTTGTGTGGATCGCCCAAGAAAGTTTGTGAAGGGTTTCCTCatctccgcaaggaaagaggtAATCTAGTGAAGCCCAAGCTAATATCTAGGAGTTTGCTTTGTAGAGCAAGCTTCATCGATGGAAGGTGTGAGTGTTTCATCCTTGGACATTGGCGGTCGGGTGAAAACCCACTAATACTTTGGTGGTAGCATGGAGATTAAAGTTTTCTCCTGGTCATTAGCTTGGAGAGGTTTAGGATCAATCGAGATCCAATTCCTTAGTGCACCTGAACGGAGAGTAGGATAGTTAGATCCGAACTTCAGAAAATAATTGTGTCTCGGTTGTGTTTTCATTCTTTCACTTCATGCAAAAGCTTTTTCCTACATCTTACTCCCAAGTCCCAATCTTGGACAAGTTTGTCCCTTGCACACATCTCTTGAGGCGTGTTCCAAAGGGACCGGAATATCCAGTATTAATCATGACGTGTCCAGTGGCATGTTCTTGGAGACAAGAACATTCCAACCGAAGACTCCAGTAGTTAGGAACAAATATTCCGGAAAGATAAGTTTATTTATGCTACAAGTGTTCTTCAGGACTACACATTCAAACCCCCTTTCAcgctttgtgtgtgtgtgcacgcgcgcgcgtgtttttgtgtgtgtgtgtgtgtggaacACAAAAGGTGAGCCAATTTTGGAATACAAAAGATTGGCTCACCTTTTGTGTTCCAAAATTGATGGTCTTGGGGGTGGTTGTAATTTAGCGTGGTTGTGCCAACTACAGCTAGTTTTGTGATGGTTGTGTTACCCTTAGCACAAATGGTAGTCATGTGACCCGTTTGGTGGGATAAAGGGTCCCCACAATATGATAAAGCAAGGGAGAGTGAAATGCATGCATAGGAGTCCCCACTCTTCAAATTAACTTGGATCGAAAAGTCTATAAGCATGGTGTTTCTTAATTAGCTTGTTGTTAATTGATTGTTTTGGTGCATTGTGGGGTCTAGGTGTCAATGTTGAGTGTATGTAGTGGTTGAGATGCTATTTTGGCTAGGCAATGGGTAACTTAACTATGTGATGCTTAGCACCTATGTAACAATTTGAGCCAAATCCCCCTCTTTCCAAACAGTCAAGGGGACTTTAGTAGATTGTTGGCAAGGCACACATTCTCTAACTAGTTACTCCCACACATTCTCTAACTAGTTACTCCCTTTGTATAAAAATGTAAAGCTTATGCTTTGAACACTTCCGTAAAAAAATGTAGGGGACACATATTTCTCAAAGCGTTGCTTATGGTATATTTACCTTAATT is part of the Oryza glaberrima chromosome 12, OglaRS2, whole genome shotgun sequence genome and harbors:
- the LOC127756358 gene encoding auxin-binding protein 4, coding for MEVEVCLQTFGPGQRTPIHRHSCEEVFVVLKGKGTLLLGSSSMKYPGQPQEIPVFQNSTFTIPVNDPHQVWNSDEHEDLQVIVVISRPPIKVFFYDDWNMPHTAAKLQFPIFWDEECLTAPKDEL
- the LOC127756786 gene encoding auxin-binding protein 4-like; the protein is METRTGPTAAVAAAAGGHGAHLACAGRGALLLALVAVAAAVFLPVTESSCPRDNSLVKDVSKMYQSNYGREGFSHITIAGALAHGMKEVEVWLQTFGPGQRTPIHRHSCEEIFVVLKGKGTLLLGSSSMKYPGQPQEIPVFKNSTFSVPVNDPHQVWNSDEHEDLQVLVIISRPPVKIFTYDDWSVPHTAAKLKFPYFWDEDCLPAPKDEL